Below is a window of Lacrimispora xylanolytica DNA.
CACTCCTTATGGAGCCATTTTGCGCCCCATCGCAGTCACCCCATGCTCTTCGGATGTTCACACCGTATATGGGGGAGGCTCAAAAAAGGCGCCTAATTTAATTCTTGGTCATGAATGCGTTGCCGAGATTTTAGAGGTAGGAGAGCTGGTCATGGATTTTAAGCCAGGGGATGTGGTGGCGGTTCCAGCCATTACTCCGGACTGGCGGGCAGCTGGCATTCAGGAAGGGAATTACAGGCATGCTTCCGCGCCTTTCTCCGGTCATCAGCTGGGACGTTCTATGCCAGGAGTCTTCGCGGAAAAGTTCCTGATTCCAGATGCGGATACCACACTGGCTAAGATACCGGAAGGTGTTTCTATAGAGCAGGCTCTGATGTGTGTGGATGTAGTGACCACAGGCTTTACAGGGGCAGAATTTGCAGACATCAAGATCGGTGATACCGTAGTGGTCATGGGAATCGGGCCCATTGGTCTAATGGCAGTGGAAGGGGCCCGTCATTTAGGGGCAGCCAGAATACTTGCCGTTGGAAGCAGACCCGTATGCGTAGAGCTTGCAAAGGAATTCGGAGCCACAGAGGTGTTAAGCTACCGGGATGGAGATATTGTAAATCAGGTTATGGAGCGGACAAACGGTCTTGGCGCAGATGGTGTGATTCTCTGCGGAGGCGGGGATGAGGTCTTTACCCAGGCAGTTGATATGGCACGGTACGGCATCGGAACCATCTCCAATGTAAATTATTACGGCGGAACGGGAAGCCTTGCATTTCCTAAGTTTTCCGGCGGCCGCGGTATGGCAGGAAAAACCATTCATACCGAGCTTGCAAAGGGCGGAAGAAACCGGATTGAACGGCTTTTAAAGATGATTCAGTATGGAAGAATTAATCCGGAAAAGCTGGTAACTCACAAGCTTTATGGCCTTGGCGAGGTGGAAACAGCCCTTCAGATGATGAAGGATAAGCCCCGGGATTTAATAAAAGCAATGGTTCAGATAGATTGGAAGTGAACGTATGAAAACAATTAGCATCGTAGTTCCCTGCTACAATGAAGAAGAAAATGTAGAGGCCCTATATCAGGCAATCACCGGTACCTTCCATAAGGAACTGCCGGATTATTGCTATGAGATTATATTTATAGACAATGACTCCAAAGACAGAACAAGAGATATCGTACGTTCTCTCTGCAAAGCGGATCAGGGAGTAAAGGGCATTTTCAATGCCAAGAACTTTGGTCAGTTCAATTCCCCCTATTACGCCATGCTCCAATCCACTGGAGATGCCACCATCCTTATGGCGGCTGATTTCCAGGATCCCGTGGAGATGATTCCAAAGTACGTGTGGGAATGGGAGAACGGTTATAAAATTGTCATTGGAATCAAGAAATCCAGCAAAGAAAATAAGATCATGTACTGGCTTCGAAGCTGTTATTATAAATGCATCAAAAAGCTTTCCGATGTGGAGCAGATTGAGCATTTTACTGGCTTCGGCCTTTATGATGCCAAATTCATCAAAGTAATGCGGGAACTGGACGATCCCACCCCATTTCTTCGCGGAATCGTGGCAGAGCTTGGATTCCGGAGAAAAGAAGTTCCCTACGAGCAGCCAAAGAGACGGGCTGGAAAAACCAGCAATAACTTTTACCGCCTGTATGATGCAGCCATGTTAAGCATTACGTCCTACACAAAGGTGGGACTGCGGATCGCTACTATTTTCGGAAGTATCTGCTGTTTTGCAAGCATGCTGGTAGCTTTAATCTATCTGGTTTTAAAGCTGATTTATTGGGACCGTTTCCCTGCCGGCACGGCACCGCTTTTGATCGGCATGTTCTTTCTTGGGTCCGTACAGATATTTTTTATCGGTCTGGTGGGAGAATACATTCTCACTATGAACGCCCGTATCATGAAGCGCCCTCTTGTCATAGAAGAAGAGAGAATTAATTTTACATCCGGAAAAGAATTTGATCCGGAGGAGGATATGCTTTTGACAGCAGCCTCCATGGAGGATGGTAACAGAGATGAAATATAAGATAGACGTAGCAAGAATCCGTGAGAATTCCATTGTATTAAATGGTTGGGTAATCGGAAAAAATCCTGGTTCCAAGGTGGAAGTAAAGGTATTTGATGGTCAGGACCAGGAGCTGGAATTTAAGTATGTCCCGGTCCGCAGAGATGATGTAAGCCAGATTTATTTTAAGAACGTAGTTTCAGAGGATCTTGGTTTTGACATCCGCATTCCTTATGTGAGAGAAGACAATGAGGACCGGATTCTTCAGATTGCATGCGATGGAAAAATTGTCCGGGTAAAGCTTAATACCCAGATCATTGAAAAGCAGAACAGCTCTGCCCATAAAAAGACCATGAAGCTTAAAAGCATGATGAATGTCCAGACCTTCCAGTCTGCGGCTGATTTCTTAAAAGAAAATGGGTTAAAAGCATTCCTGATTAAATCAAGACACAAGCTTCAGGGCATTGACAGCGATTATGATTATCCGGAGTGGTACGAGCTGACAAAGCCAACGGAGGAAGAGCTGGATTCACAGAGAAAATTTATCTTTGATTATACACCAAAGATGTCTGTGGTCATACCTGCCTATAAGACACCAGAGCGCTTTTTAGCTGCCATGCTTGATTCCCTGTTAGCACAGACCTATGATAACTGGGAAGTTTGTGTCGCGGACGGAAGTCCCAGGGGAGAAAGTGCAGAGCGGGTCTTAAAACGCTACGCCATGAAAGATGAAAGAATCCGAT
It encodes the following:
- a CDS encoding glycosyltransferase family 2 protein, whose amino-acid sequence is MKTISIVVPCYNEEENVEALYQAITGTFHKELPDYCYEIIFIDNDSKDRTRDIVRSLCKADQGVKGIFNAKNFGQFNSPYYAMLQSTGDATILMAADFQDPVEMIPKYVWEWENGYKIVIGIKKSSKENKIMYWLRSCYYKCIKKLSDVEQIEHFTGFGLYDAKFIKVMRELDDPTPFLRGIVAELGFRRKEVPYEQPKRRAGKTSNNFYRLYDAAMLSITSYTKVGLRIATIFGSICCFASMLVALIYLVLKLIYWDRFPAGTAPLLIGMFFLGSVQIFFIGLVGEYILTMNARIMKRPLVIEEERINFTSGKEFDPEEDMLLTAASMEDGNRDEI
- a CDS encoding zinc-binding dehydrogenase; translation: MKAFVLIEPGKVGWYDAPEPTLTPYGAILRPIAVTPCSSDVHTVYGGGSKKAPNLILGHECVAEILEVGELVMDFKPGDVVAVPAITPDWRAAGIQEGNYRHASAPFSGHQLGRSMPGVFAEKFLIPDADTTLAKIPEGVSIEQALMCVDVVTTGFTGAEFADIKIGDTVVVMGIGPIGLMAVEGARHLGAARILAVGSRPVCVELAKEFGATEVLSYRDGDIVNQVMERTNGLGADGVILCGGGDEVFTQAVDMARYGIGTISNVNYYGGTGSLAFPKFSGGRGMAGKTIHTELAKGGRNRIERLLKMIQYGRINPEKLVTHKLYGLGEVETALQMMKDKPRDLIKAMVQIDWK